The Syngnathus typhle isolate RoL2023-S1 ecotype Sweden linkage group LG11, RoL_Styp_1.0, whole genome shotgun sequence genome contains a region encoding:
- the zbtb40 gene encoding zinc finger and BTB domain-containing protein 40, giving the protein MDHLNVSRVEEHSSSPEQINKMLELPNYSSQLMQQLWALRQEGHFCDCTVLVGDDPHRAHKVVLAASSMLFRSLLNFSDTVSIDTTLVSSQEFTCLLDMVYTGKLPLGKHNVSRIIGAADSLQMFDVAVSFKNVLANIINQQPQGSPPSTQSPMNKLPSPNPDASAESGTQAQAKDELETNACGDASEMAKEPTGTEESIAATATVGEDDDDARAGKTTSGLERSSQLTEQLAVVPDVVQLLSRAANRCLEKLELQLVCQCCEEADPRSVVTKLLGEVEKGLVSEQSLLSLLRSAQREAPSSFPVSLLSQLEGMDNTQEPDGHQTETSSEMENGSRPNQVPIKPGQSSTQEPEKDESSSSSKSYRCRWCKKSFSYKCRVTAHMKRCPMSEDCQLQCPQCPGKLLNKRALQRHLSQAHPAAAGDKQQQQQQQQKKKKAVACDLCGRTFAHPSGMIYHKRTEHYEEKPYACETCGAKFPATSSLKNHMRLHTGEKPYRCKHCDMSFRVAAALAYHTKKKHSEGKMYACQYCKAVFAQSIELTRHVRTHTGDKPYVCRECGKGHSQASGLTVHLQTFHNMSQPLSCQKCSLSFQTLEEHQKHIKELHVNPMHKCHTCRKVFSSAALLDNHKSIHTGVKPYVCNLCNKSYQQLSGLWYHNRTNHPQVIGNQTAQQVKTLVQCDVCSKFFPCVSILAKHIEAEHEDRAASTLHCVHCQVVLSGGAAELQEHNCSTKGAAHGVVCPLCTLVSGSQTELQEHLLSCHVQAQQTQVAEEASSAAAAAAAAAAAHNVITVHQQEGEVPQSANAAEEQQQSVSQRVFVAVAGGGEPGHAPTEVVEVDMYDLLNNSVTFICEGKPSDI; this is encoded by the exons ATGGATCATTTGAATGTGTCAAG GGTAGAGGAACACTCTTCCTCCCCGGAGCAGATAAACAAAATGCTCGAACTGCCTAACTACAGCAGCCAGTTGATGCAGCAACTGTGGGCCCTGCGACAAGAGGGTCACTTTTGTGACTGCACGGTTCTCGTGGGCGACGACCCTCATCGTGCACATAAAGTAGTGCTGGCAGCTTCCAGCATGCTTTTCAG GTCGTTGCTGAATTTTTCTGACACTGTCTCCATCGACACCACTTTGGTTTCCTCACAGGAGTTTACCTGTCTTCTGGACATGGTATACACAGGCAAGCTCCCTTTGGGAAAACACAACGTCAGCCGCATCATTGGCGCAGCAGACAGTCTGCAGATGTTTGACGTAGCCGTGAGCTTTAAAAATGTCCTCGCCAACATTATCAACCAGCAGCCCCAAGGCTCCCCCCCTTCTACACAGAGCCCCATGAACAAACTCCCGAGCCCAAACCCTGATGCTTCGGCTGAAAGTGGGACCCAGGCCCAGGCCAAGGACGAGTTGGAGACAAATGCATGTGGAGATGCGAGTGAAATGGCAAAGGAGCCTACAG GGACAGAAGAAAGCATCGCCGCCACAGCAACTGTTGgcgaagacgacgacgacgcgAGAGCCGGCAAAACGACTAGCGGCTTGGAGCGTTCTTCTCAGCTGACCGAGCAACTCGCCGTTGTGCCGGATGTTGTTCAGCTTTTGAGCCGAGCAGCCAACAGGTGTCTGGagaagctggagctccag TTAGTTTGCCAGTGCTGTGAAGAAGCCGACCCCCGCTCAGTCGTGACCAAGCTGTTGGGGGAAGTGGAGAAGGGACTTGTCAGTGAGCAAAGTCTCCTGAGCCTGCTCCGCAGCGCCCAACGAGAGGCGCCCTCCTCCTTCCCCGTGTCGTTGCTCTCTCAGCTGGAGGGGATGGACAATACGCAGGAGCCAGATGGACACCAGACTGAAA CCAGCTCAGAAATGGAGAACGGCAGCCGTCCCAATCAAGTCCCAATCAAGCCGGGGCAAAGCAGCACGCAAGAGCCCGAGAAAGACGAATCCTCGTCGTCCTCCAAGTCTTACCGCTGTCGCTGGTGTAAGAAGAGTTTTTCCTACAAGTGCCGAGTGACGGCCCATATGAAGCGCTGCCCCATGTCCGAGGATTGTCAGCTGCAGTGTCCGCAGTGCCCTGGCAAGCTGCTCAACAAGCGGGCTTTACAGCGCCATTTGAGCCAGGCTCACCCGGCCGCTGCGGGagacaagcagcagcagcagcagcagcagcagaagaagaagaaggcagTAGCCTGTGACCTCTGCGGGCGGACCTTCGCACACCCTTCGG GTATGATCTACCACAAGCGGACGGAGCATTACGAGGAGAAGCCGTACGCCTGCGAGACGTGCGGCGCCAAGTTTCCCGCCACCTCCTCTTTGAAAAACCACATGCGGCTCCACACGGGAGAGAAGCCCTACCGCTGCAAACACTGCGACATGAGCTTCCGAGTGGCTGCCGCCTTGGCCTACCACACCAAGAAGAAGCACTCTGAGG GCAAGATGTACGCGTGTCAGTACTGCAAGGCCGTGTTTGCTCAGTCCATTGAGCTGACGCGGCACGTGCGGACGCACACGGGCGATAAGCCCTACGTGTGTCGGGAATGTGGAAaaggccacagccaagccagtGGCTTGACAGTCCACTTGCAGACCTTCCACA ACATGTCGCAGCCCCTCAGCTGTCAGAAGTGTTCCCTCAGCTTCCAGACTTTGGAGGAGCATCAGAAGCACATCAAGGAGCTCCACGTCAACCCCATGCACAAGTGTCACACGTGCCGCAAAGTTTTCAGCAGCGCCGCATTGCTGGACAATCACAAGTCCAttcacactggagtcaagcccTATGTCTGCAACCTGTGCAATAAATCTTACCAG CAACTGTCAGGCCTGTGGTACCACAACAGAACCAACCACCCTCAGGTCATCGGCAACCAAACGGCGCAGCAAGTGAAGACCCTGGTTCAGTGTGACGTCTGCTCAAAGTTCTTCCCCTGTGTCTCCATCCTGGCCAAACACATAGAAGCTGAACATGAAG ATAGGGCGGCATCCACCTTGCACTGCGTCCACTGTCAAGTGGTATTGAGCGGGGGGGCGGCGGAATTGCAGGAGCACAACTGCAGCACAAAGGGTGCCGCCCACGGAGTCGTCTGCCCCCTTTGCACTCTGGTCAGCGGCTCCCAGACGGAGCTGCAGGAGCATCTCCTCTCCTGCCACGTGCAAGCCCAGCAGACACAGGTTGCTGAGGAGGCCTccagcgcggcggcggcggcggcggcggcggcggcggcgcacaaC GTGATCACGGTGCACCAACAAGAAGGCGAGGTGCCGCAGTCGGCCAACGCTGCTGAGGAACAGCAGCAGTCTGTGAGCCAGCGGGTGTTTGTGGCTGTGGCCGGCGGAGGGGAACCCGGCCACGCCCCCACCGAGGTGGTGGAGGTCGACATGTATGATCTCTTAAACAATTCCGTCACGTTCATCTGTGAAGGCAAACCGTCGGATATTTAG
- the fezf2 gene encoding LOW QUALITY PROTEIN: fez family zinc finger protein 2 (The sequence of the model RefSeq protein was modified relative to this genomic sequence to represent the inferred CDS: deleted 2 bases in 1 codon) → MSSAGSLETVMSCARTGASAAGGGGPKTLAFSIERIMSKSSEPKLSAQEERSESKKLLGLCSPIPCMIPLQPFGCYDLQAKALMNYSELWRASLRGGFCGSATAHCKGNCGMCAKVDCGSRLLVKPQVIHQAVAMPSGGLGGGGGGGGGGSLYYLNYLDSAYPQSDFVAAAAAGHWLSSPQAQASLSAHHRLLLLENSKVAGNAGTDKIPTHHYPHKEHLPGQLDQIVKENHNVNAEKNAFKTHKLGSGGGGGGGGGGGDGKNKNFTCEVCGKVFNAHYNLTRHMPVHTGARPFVCKVCGKGFRQASTLCRHKIIHTQEKPHKCNQCGKAFNRSSTLNTHVRIHAGYKPFVCEFCGKGFHQKGNYKNHKLTHSGEKQYKCSICNKAFHQIYNLTFHMHTHNDKKPFTCATCGKGFCRNFDLKKHIRKLHDSFSSAPDREAREIQS, encoded by the exons ATGTCAAGTGCTGGATCCTTAGAGACGGTGATGTCCTGCGCCAGGACCGGAgcctccgcggcg ggcggcggcggccccaaGACGCTCGCCTTCTCAATAGAGCGAATTATGTCCAAAAGCTCGGAGCCCAAATTGAGCGCCCAGGAGGAGCGCTCCGAGAGCAAGAAGCTGCTGGGACTCTGCTCTCCGATCCCCTGCATGATCCCGCTGCAGCCTTTCGGCTGCTACGACCTCCAGGCCAAGGCCCTGATGAACTACTCGGAGCTTTGGAGAGCGAGTCTCAGGGGAGGTTTCTGCGGCTCCGCCACCGCGCACTGCAAGGGCAACTGCGGCATGTGCGCCAAGGTGGACTGCGGAAGCAGGCTGCTGGTGAAACCGCAAGTCATCCACCAGGCCGTCGCCATGCCAAGTGGCGGcttgggcggcggcggcggaggcggcggcggcggctctctCTATTATCTCAACTACCTGGACTCTGCCTATCCCCAGTCGGACtttgtggcggcggcggcggcgggccacTGGCTCAGCAGCCCGCAGGCGCAGGCCTCCCTCTCGGCTCACCACAGACTTTTGCTCCTGGAAAACTCCAAAGTGGCTGGCAACGCGGGGACTGACAAAATTCCTACGCATCACTATCCTCACAAGGAGCATCTTCCGGGGCAGCTGGACCAGATCGTCAAGGAGAACCACAATGTGAACGCCGAAAAGAACGCGTTCAAGACTCACAAActcggcagcggcggcggcggcggcggcggcggcggcggaggagacgggaaaaacaaaaatttcACCTGTGAAGTGTGTGGAAAG GTTTTTAATGCTCACTACAATCTGACCAGACACATGCCGGTGCACACGGGGGCTCGTCCCTTCGTGTGTAAAGTGTGCGGGAAAGGCTTCCGACAAGCCAGCACCTTGTGCAGACACAAGATCATCCACACACAG GAAAAACCACACAAATGCAACCAGTGCGGAAAGGCGTTCAACCGAAGCTCCACGTTGAACACACACGTTCGGATCCACGCCGGCTACAAACCTTTTGTGTGCGAGTTCTGCGGAAAAGGATTCCACCAAAAAG GCAACTACAAGAACCACAAATTAACTCACAGTGGCGAGAAGCAGTACAAGTGCTCCATTTGCAACAAGGCCTTCCATCAGATTTATAACTTGACCttccacatgcacacacacaacgaCAAGAAGCCCTTCACCTGTGCCACCTGTGGCAAGGGCTTCTGCCGCAACTTTGACCTGAAGAAACACATCAGGAAACTCCACGACAGCTTCTCTTCTGCGCCAGACAGAGAAGCCAGAGAGATCCAGAGCTGA
- the phf2 gene encoding lysine-specific demethylase phf2 isoform X9: protein MKLKEFVDYYYSTNRKKVLNIINLEFSDSRMSNIVEGPQIVHNLSWVENYWPEDALLGKPKVTKYCLICVKDSYTDFHIECGGASVWYHVLKGEKIFFLIKPTSANLSLYERWRSSSIRSEMFFADQVDKCYKCCLKQGQTLFIPSGWINAILTPVDCLAFSGHFVHNLSVEMQMRANEIEKRLKVKTLTPFPNFETACWYVGRHLLERFKGLHKANRQPAPYLIHGAKIINGAFRAWTKKQALLEHEDELPENMKPSQLIKDLAREIRLSENATKAVKSELPSESPPSPHSDLEDPLSPAEVPSPSFETVKNKSNCPKVHRPPSKAPKMTKAPKSQKTLKAKEGDKKKITLLHDSPAPPKASSFEALESHAKDILNLDQTTKAKVVKKMVTISEKETLKQKMVEKFNKTRGQNKNRSEAKWKYKNSKPDSLLKMEEDCKLDRSSVLGNKAALALARKKILSTKPMKNHIDASVVGTIQELKEDKHKPVRDEYEYVSDEGELKIDEFPIRRKRNTAKKEFAAVLSQIRQPVRPTNNPKSKPLVSKVWSFLLLIHHHSLSFWSFVLLWKELKREGLDPNTRKNQIADSSDEESLHFDTDAKPEGKCCHSNTNTSQKSGSAAGILDLLQASKQVGGIDYSTNSQPPASPSTQEAIQGMLSMANLSSSDNLQQQQQQQQQQQQQWNTNQLRSNSQSKNIWQMHSSLTNKKVSRGGGGGGGAIGHGSNRKQSTNHLKKPQKKCSFEALDYDDQDHMDACFKDSDYVYPSFESEEDNPIFKSRSKKRKNNDDVPYSPTARVGPSVPRQERPAREGARVASVETGLAAAAAKLSHQEEQQKIKKKVKKKTTLFEESPLKMSGDSGSADRHLDFRGDHLSHHELDSQALKLPAVLQPMVPGLFLSQRRPSTSAPNSNSMTKGDRGVSADAKAKRLKKGMATAKQRLGKILKIHRNGQLLL from the exons AAGATTTTCTTTCTCATCAAGCCCACCTCTGCCAACCTTTCTCTGTACGAGCGCTGGAGGTCGTCGTCCATCCGCAGCGAAATGTTCTTTGCTGACCAAGTGGACAAGTGTTACAAATGCTGTCTGAAGCAAGGACAGACTTTGTTCATTCCATCAG GTTGGATCAATGCAATTCTGACTCCGGTGGACTGCTTGGCATTCTCTGGCCATTTTGTCCACAACCTGAGCGTGGAGATGCAGATGAG AGCAAATGAAATTGAGAAGAGACTAAAGGTGAAAACCCTCACACCGTTTCCCAACTTTGAAACAGCATGCTGGTACGTGGGACGTCATCTTCTTGAACGATTCAAAG GTCTACATAAAGCAAATAGGCAGCCAGCTCCATATCTGATCCATGGTGCCAAAATCATCAATGGAGCCTTCAGAGCATGGACCAAAAAGCAG GCCCTTTTAGAACATGAAGATGAACTTCCAGAAAACATGAAACCTTCACAGCTCATTAAAGACCTTGCCAGAGAGATAAGACTCTCAGAG AATGCCACGAAAGCAGTTAAGAGCGAGCTGCCATCGGAGAGTCCTCCATCACCCCACTCGGATCTTGAAGATCCTCTTTCACCAGCCGAGGTTCCTTCGCCGAGCTTTGAGAcagtcaaaaacaaaagcaactgCCCGAAAGTGCACAGACCGCCAAGCAAAGCTCCGAAGATGACCAAGGCTCCAAAATCTCAGAAAACGCTCAAGGCCAAAGAGGGAGATAAGAAGAAAATCACACTTTTACACGACTCACCCGCTCCACCTAAAGCCTCCAGTTTTGAAGCTCTTGAGTCCCATGCCAAGGATATCTTAAACCTGGACCAGACAACAAAAGCAAAG GTTGTGAAGAAAATGGTGACAATCTCAGAAAAGGAAACATTGAAGCAAAAAATGGtggaaaagttcaacaaaactAGAGGGCAGAATAAAAACAGGAGTGAAGCAAAATGGAAGTACAAG aatAGTAAACCAGACTCCCTGTTAAAGATGGAAGAAGACTGCAAATTGGACAGGAGCTCCGTTTTAGGCAATAAAGCCGCTTTGGCCCTGGCTCGCAAGAAAATCCTGAG CACAAAGCCAATGAAAAATCACATTGACGCAAGTGTTGTGGGGACAATACAAGAGCTAAAAGAGGACAAACACAAGCCAGTGAGAGATGAGTACGAGTACGTCTCGGACGAGGGAGAACTGAAGATTGATGAATTCCCCATTCGACGGAAAAGGAACACCGCAAAGAAAGAATTTGCCG CAGTTCTTTCCCAAATCAGACAGCCAGTTCGACCAACCAATAACCCAAAGAGCAAGCCCTTGGTGTCAAAGGTATGGAGTTTTCTACTTCTCATCCATCATCACAGCCTGTCATTTTGGTCATTTGTACTGCTCTGGAAAGAATTAAAGAGAGAAGGTCTCGACCCAAACACGAGAAAG aATCAGATTGCTGATTCTTCAGATGAAGAAAGTCTACATTTTGACACAGACGCCAAGCCAGAGGGTAAATGTTGCCATTCCAACACAAATACGAGTCAAAAAAGTGGCAGTGCGGCAGGTATTCTTGACTTGCTGCAAGCCAGCAAACAAGTGGGTGGAATTGACTACAGCACCAACAG TCAGCCACCTGCATCTCCCAGCACACAGGAGGCCATTCAGGGCATGCTGTCTATGGCCAACCTGTCATCATCCGACaacttgcagcagcagcagcagcagcagcagcagcagcagcagcaatggAACACTAATCAGTTAAGAAGCAATAGTCAGTCAAAGAACATTTGGCAAATGCACAGTTCGCTGACTAATAAGAAGGTcagtagaggaggaggaggaggaggaggcgccaTTGGTCACGGCAGCAACCGCAAGCAATCCACTAACCACTTGAAGAAACCCCAGAAGAAGTGCAGTTTTGAGGCTCTTGATTATGATGACCAGGACCACATGGACGCGTGCTTTAAAGACTCCGATTATG TTTATCCGTCATTCGAGTCTGAGGAGGACAATCCCATTTTCAAATCCAGATCGAAGAAACGGAAAAATAACGACGACGTTCCATACAGCCCCACAG CTCGCGTAGGACCCTCGGTTCCTCGACAGGAAAGGCCTGCGAGAGAAGGAGCGCGCGTGGCCTCCGTCGAAACGGGCTTGGCCGCTGCTGCGGCAAAGCTTTCGCATCAG GAGGAACAACAGAAAATCAAGAAGAAAGTCAAAAAGAAGACAACGCTGTTCGAGGAGTCACCGCTAAAAATGTCTGGAGATAGCGGCTCGGCGGATCGCCATCTGGACTTCCGAGGCGACCACCTTTCGCATCACGAGTTGGACAGCCAAGCGCTCAAGTTACCAGCAGTGCTCCAGCCCATGGTGCCGGGGCTATTCCTCAGCCAAAGGCGACCGTCCACGTCTGCTCCCAACAGCAACTCCATGACAAAAGGGGATCGTGGAGTTTCGGCAGATGCTAAAG CCAAGCGGCTAAAGAAAGGCATGGCAACAGCAAAACAGAGACTTGGAAAGATTTTAAAGATCCATCGAAATGGACAGCTCCTCTTGTAG